ttgAGTCTGCCTTATCCAAATACAAATCTGTTGTGATATCTGGCTTTGCTTGTTAATATTCAGTAATCATGTTTACTGTACTGCAAACAGAGCAGGATCATTGCCAGATTGCAATGTTTTCTGTTGGACACACAATGgtgtgcataaaataaaataataggaAATGTACAGCATCTGCTTTTGTGATGGTGTGCTTAGAGTATGGTGATGAGTTTGGGTATAAAGGTTAACATACTCGATGTCTGTCTTGGTTTGCTGAcctgtctgtctctttctttgtcctgCCCTGGTCTGTCTGACAgcttataaacaaacaaaaggtcCCACCGTCAGTATTTGTAAACATGGAGACAGACAGCACCAAGCAATGCTAAATACTTTTGAAGCCACTCATTTCATTTCCTACCTACAATACACCACGCTATACGATTAGTACAGTCAATCTGTCACAACctgcaatttatttatttttgcttgaatGTGGGGTCCGGTGGCCTAACGGTTAGCGACTGTCAAGTACAGTAAagtttggctgtcctgggttcggatctcgtctcggacacgctgttatTTCTGTGCAGTGAAAGTCACCGAAGGCGATAATCAGAAAAGCTACTGACTGAAATCCCACGACCATATCGGTCCAGCACTTAAAATCATGACAAATATATTAAAGATCGCGACATTTAATGTTTCAACAGTTTTATATCGAAACCGATATGCTTTATTATCTCAAGGCCTGTCAAACGGGGACAGGTGAGTGTACGTGTGTTGGGAGGAAGAGGAAGCAGGAGGATGGTCTGTGTGAAGTCGATTAGTTGAAACGGTAATAGGTGGATGGATTTTTGTCTCTCGTGGCTgaacacattgaaaaaaaaaataaaaatcacgaACAGCAAGAGCGTGAGGCGAAGGCATTTAGTAGCCTTGTAGTCAGTCACTTGAGTCAGTCTTCTCAATGTGTGAACTAGTGATGGAGGTCCAAGTGAGACGTTTATAGAGTGCGTGTTCCTAGGGAAACCAGGTGGACAGACCATCAAAATGTAGGAAAGTCGAATTGCTTGTCACTCGCTAAAGTCAGAACTACATGCACTGCATCCCATTGCCACAATCTTCAACATACCTGATTCcagtcatctctctctctcgaactctcttctctctctatctctctgtggTTAATTTGATAAATCGGTGTTATATGAAATAATGGCATTATTTCCTGAAATTGTCATATGGGTGTTcacataaatattgtaaatgtgtgtatttaGATATCTATGTGTCCactcatctttttttattattttggctgttgttttattgttattattgttattattgttgttattgttataaaaatatgttatttgtgTAGCACTAGCCCTGACATTAAAAAACGCAAATGGGTTGGATAGGatacaccctgcgcaaaccagctgacaccattgccaggcaggcacttgactggaaccctcagggaagaGAGGAGTTGGGAGAcccgaagcagacttggaaaagaacagtaagagagcgaggcaaaggacatcggagccacctgggcccaactgagggactgccctataccgggtccgctgtTGAGATTttgttgcggtcctatgctccttgaggttGTTCTCCCAAGCTGAACTCTGCTCACGTAGACAACTTTCCCTCGCCGGTGACCATGATTTTACTCTTGTCAATGCTTGTTTTCATTCCAGCTCATTCTGTTGATAAGGTCTTCCAGTTCTTTTTCAGTACCTGCTATCAGATGGATGTCGTGAGTAAAGTGTGAGCTGCAAATCAGCTTTCCACCGATGGGAGTGGTCGTCATGGAGGTTTTCATGTATGATGTTCGCCAAATGCTAAACAGCACAGGTGATAGAGTGAACCCGAAAGATGCGCCTGCTGTCGTGTGAAAAAAAACTCCTTTGTTGCTATGTTGTTATCAGCAGCACTAAGCTTGCACTTCTGAGCTATGTTAAATGTTTGCATACTTCCTTTTGCAGCCTTTCAAACCAGTTCTCTCCAGGAGGATTAGTAACAGCGTGCAAGAGACTATAAGGCTGTTTGCATCACACTGAATTTAATATATCTTCCAAAGAACAGAGTTGATTATACGATTCGTTAAGACACTCGTATACTGGCTTTTGCTACATGAGAAATGTCAACTTTAGAAGTGCTTTAACTAGACTGCAATAAGGTATTTATATAGTCCATACCCTCAGATTAATATACAGGAcattatcttttcatttatattCCCCATTTTACTCACATATCGACAAAACGagcttcattttatattttttggttgGAATATCGACTTTCGTGAGAAATATATTCCTTTGAAATTTTGTAGAAATTCGCTTTTCACATTAACGTTGCTCCTTAGCAACAGTTAGGAGAACGATAAAAGTATGTTACACAGCAGGACATGCTTTGAAGGCATTAATGATGCACAACAAAGCTCTGTCATCAAGTGCATGTTTGTGAGTAGCATGTTTACCTTGTTAGatgttttgtaaataactgCAGGTGTGACTACTACCTCTTTGTAATACGGATTAAGGaccaaagcaatgaaaaaagttCGTTTCGGTTTGCATCTACAACTCTGAGGGCAAGGGAGGTGTGTGAGGGGGAAACATCTGAAGAATACTTACAAACTACATCTTTGCTGGATTGATGTGAAGTGGTGCTGGCCTCTTCAACAACATGTCTCGACAAGAAGTTACCGAGGTTAGTGAGAGCTAATTGATCAAAGAACATTATTCACTGGATTTTATTCTTAACAACACAGCATTTAGTGTCCAGCTTTTGTTTCtcaagacaataaataaaagtttaaggacatcattattaattttattagttccCTTTGacgtgttgtttttgttcttgttttcattaaaaaggCTGAGTATCCGTGATGAGCACAGCTGCTTGTTGGACTTGGACAACCACAGTCGGTGTTGATTATGGGGCTACTACAGATACTGTTCTTTGCAGCCTTTGTGCCATTTAGTGATGCTCATTTCGACTACAACTGGACAGGTAAAGACACGGGTGTGCTATTACAAATACATTATTGTAATATCATTTAACTTCTTACCTGTCACTGCGCTACTTTTGTGTACAATAGAAAGATAGGACAAAATTAATTTACCTGagcaatttaaaataaaggtcGCTCCCTAAAGGTCTTTAAGAAGTGAAACCTCTCTTTTTCTTGGGATCAGCTCTCCTCTAAGTTGATACCTCAACAGGTATTACACTAAGTGCAGTGAATTTCAAACCaacttacatttgtttattaggattttttttaacaacaattGCTTTTCCTTTATCGTGGTATCTGGGGAAATATTACTCAGGTGAATTACTCGTGTACATTCACTTGAAGCACCTTTATTTAATTATCACCTCTATTTTGAGGTACTTGTCACGCAGTTTTAACAGagtctacaaaatattttgtattactttttacacaattttatattttcaagagACGATTTGATATATTTTGCCCGACAtcctttttcagttttctttctctacctctCAATCTCTCTGGCATTGCTTTGAGGTGAGTGGACTATTCATTAGGGGAACATTCTTCCAAACATTCACCCCGAGGGAGCTACCAGACCGCTTTTACCACTCATCTACCCCTTTAAACAATCTACAAAAATCACTGTTCATTAAGATGTAACATTTCTCGTGATTACTGAGCAGATACCGACTCCGGACTCTTCGGGGACCCACATATAAGGGCATTCAGTGGAGCGAGAGGAACAATCCTACTCCCTTGCCGGTTCCACGCCAGTGAATTAACTTCCACAGTCAACAAAACCACGTGCACCACCGAGATCTTCGCCTTCGGCCGCGTGTTTGGACGAGGCGTGTACACGGGTGGAGTGGAGATCCACCTCAATATCGTGTCTTTACGGGACCCTGTCCCGCATCACTGGACCATGAAATTTGTTCTCAAGAAGGTATGTGATGTTTTGAAAAgttatcatctttttttaaaatattttggggTGCTGTTGGGAATTCAGCACAGGGACTTTTTCAAGCAAATTATAggaagtgtgtgtatatgcgaTTGTCTTTGTCCATGAGCATGTCTTCCTGTgctgtttcttttgtgttccTCAGGGCTGCCTGAGTTCAGGTGGAAATACTTGTCAATGGGGGAAAAGCAGTGTCATCAGGCTCGGTCCGTGTATACTAAACTGGACTTTCCACCAGTCTTTTGTGATGCTGCAAGCACCTGTTTGTGGGCTGAAACTGGTGTACAGGCTCAATGACAATCCACCCGGAGTTATCATAAGCGCACAATCGAGAAGGATCATCACCGTGAATGGGTAATCTTGTCCTTTGTCATATGTAGTCCTAGTTTATACTCCATCAGCGTGTGTATGtctagaaatataaacagaaaaagtgtgCATCAGAGAGAAACCTACGTCCGTTCCAGAAAATTATGAATGTCACTGGTCCAGAATATTAGTAATGGTAACTGTCACAGTAATGGTAGTTGTCACAGTAATGGTAGTTGTCACAGTAATGGTAGTTGTCACATTGTCGAGCCATGAGCAGACTGTAACTGTGATGTTCACTTTCAGGTATCGCAATTATGTTTTTTGTGGCAACAATAATGATACTTCGAGGATGTACGTGGATGATGCAAAGTCATTGAAGTTGGATGATGTTAACCAGGTcgagacattttctttttggtgtactgcaaactttttaaaactataatataactatttaaaaattctttaaagatttttttcataaacatatatttacttaAACAAGGTAAGTTAAAGATGATTTCGTTTTCTTCTTGCAATAGAGTACAGAAGTAAAAGACGATTCGAATGCATTTTAGTTACAATAGGAATAGGCAGGCTTTGTgaatttctatttaaaaaatgtatcgggatttgaatattttaaattatagtaCATGGTGCattacattttcacatttttacacTGGGTGACACAGCATACCTGGAAGgaagcacacacatattaatacttagctcttgttctttgttAATATAAGACATTTGTGAAGATGTTTAACTGTCTTCTGACTTGTGCAGGCTTTGGCATACAGGACTCTTTCTTCAAATCTGACACAGCAgatgtaagtatatatatatacaaatatcaaGACTACAATATCTATATACATGTAATTGTCTCTTTACAACTTTCCATCACacgataaaatattttgatgtctaTAAATGTTGGTCGCTCTGTCGATTTGGCAGAGAATATAGGCGCATGCGTTttagtctgtctgtgtgtgtgtgtgtgtttgtgcgcgtgtgtgtgtgtgagggcacGAGTGCATGTGTATGTCTATGTCTTACTAACCTGTAGGAgtaacaacaatgacaacactAACAAAACACTCCCCCTTCTTTGTTGCAGTCTTATACCATCGTTGACGGCGGATCTGCATCCCAATGCCGGCCATTGCTCCACTGCCATCACTTCTTTCGCCTCGTGCAGTCCCCTCGCCAGACTAAAGGCCATAAAGACTTGTCTGGACATCTTCAGGATGCGATCACTGCTACGCTGCTTTGTAAAACGAGGAGAAACATACCCGATGTATGTCTTCTCACTCTGTGTAAATTCAGTCTGCACATCACATCGTAAAAGCTGTCCCTTATTCAAGTATGAGATGAATCTGTGCAGTTCCGGTTCTAAACTCACAGGGGCCATGAGCCTCACGATGAAACAACCCTGCCTGAAGGACAAAGGCAAGCTTGAATAGGTTGATGATGAAACAGAACTATTGGTTCATCTACCCGGTATTCAAGGAAATCGTTGATTACAATgttccttttattatttaacttgATTCTAATGTCTGAAGGAGAAGTCAATGCACTTTCTTGTACATGAAATAGTAAATGCAATCctgctgcaaaaataaattgcatGCTCCCTGCTGGAGTCCAGTTGTTGTGACCTTGTTTTGCGAACAGAGTGAGTAATTGATCCCCTCCACGGTATACCGTgttaaatagtaataaaataaaataacatctgTTTTAGAATAAGCTCCTTAGTATTTGTTTATCAAAACTTTGTCAAAAAGAAGCCGCACAGACACGGACACTGATAAACAGTTAGAGGGTCGCTTATCAGACTTGAAGGAAACTGGCTAAAGGGTCATTTTGTCAAGACAGACAACAGCTATCCTTTTGATTAAGGTTAAGGATGATATTCTATTACAttagataaaacattttttaaaatggtatgTGGAGCTTTCAAAAGttacatttataaagaaaaatataacacaacaataacacaacaataataacaacaacaataacaacgacaacaacagcaacaacaataacaataacaacaacgacgacgacgacgatatgatgatgatgatgatgatgatgatgatgatgatgatgatgatgatgatgatgatgatgatgatgatgatgatgatgatgatgatgcgaaCTTATAACACGTAGCTTCACGACCAAGACTAGTTGCACTCTGCACAGACTAGAAAGATAATAGAgtataaataatgaaagataacagaGGACGGTGAGATGCGTGTAGGCACACTGAGCATCATGAACCACCATGAAGTGTCAGAGGTAGGACGTTCTCCTTAAATGTCTCAGCAAAGGGAAAACAAACCACTGAAAGACAGGCATGCAAGCCTACAATCAGACATATAAACTGGACAAGAGGCAGAACGAACGAATAAGCGAacgagaggagaaagagaaaggaataaagCGGATGGCGTCAGTAGAATGGGGCGACCACAGAACTTATTCCCCGATAGTCACCCGGCAAAATATTTAGGGAATACTGTCGTACTGAGAGGACTTCCCTCCGTTACAgaataataaaagagagagaatacacaggagaaataaaggattcgtttctcacttaattaccactgattagcactatttcggttgccgatgtttataaacattgaaaaaatccagtgaaatcgacctttgtgtccttccgccgtgtaaccacgatagcttccagAGATGGCAGAGGAGTCTTATTGTGATGTcagtcttcttgtgatgtcagtctacttatgacgtcacacgcacagaaagtgtctgaggtcattgcgaaaatttgacgtcattttatcgtatgacgcactctgtgtgtaaggcttgtaaggctctgtctgtcggaaactgatgaaaagacaattttgaatcttttccatcttttcgtggcaatcgggtgcagcacattctcgaagcatggttgtcactatggaaaccacacgtcatagggtcacgtgacggagaacgagacttcgtggaagcaaaaaaagagtcccgtgtcatttctcttattaaacacaacattctactaaaaaccttcaacgttttccacatgaacacacatataaatagacgagattcaaatgtatcctactctgtacgccattctaagcagttttattttgcctttagaatcccttttaGGAACTTGAGCTTATTTTTCCTACAGTCTTCTGTTGTTTATCTACTTGTACACAAAGATATCTTTTGAGGGAAAGTGTTTCTAtgatgatttaaatattttaaatattttcatttacttagataaaaatataaatcgaCTGTAGCATTATTCTACATTGCACTGGGACAACTTCGTACTCCTTATGAAGCTTCCATGAAGGGTGTTTACTAGAACAGTGTTTGCACCTTTGTTTATAGGTTTCTACCGTCTTTAATGTTGTTTATTAGTGAGCCAGCAGGTGCGGGGTTTTCTGAAGTGCTTTCACTTAAATCATGTTTGTGAGTGCGGACATTTTAATGACCCAACCACTCGATCTTTTATCTCTGCACATTGTGATTTAAAGGTCTACTGTAGTCCACACATTCTTAAGTGACTCGGATGATCATTTCTTCAAATGTGAGTGACCAGTGTTACTTCACTTTCAAGATATGagctttcaaaaatatttatttaggcaaagatttaatttttaaaaatggtgcCATTTTTATACCTAAATATGCTTGTGTTTTAAGGATATACCCAGAAAGTTGGAAACCTTTTTCCCTTAAAggccattttaatatttatatcatcATTAGCTGACTGTACAAAATTGTGTACTAACAAATTAGCATTGTTTATTTGGTCAGCCGCATCGTGTTAATGTTTTTGCTACGTGTACAGTCTCATCCTGCCTGGCACTGCTGTCCTCTCAGTCACCACAATCCGCTTTTCCTAATTAGGTTCGCGAA
This sequence is a window from Pomacea canaliculata isolate SZHN2017 linkage group LG5, ASM307304v1, whole genome shotgun sequence. Protein-coding genes within it:
- the LOC112565449 gene encoding uncharacterized protein LOC112565449 gives rise to the protein MGLLQILFFAAFVPFSDAHFDYNWTDTDSGLFGDPHIRAFSGARGTILLPCRFHASELTSTVNKTTCTTEIFAFGRVFGRGVYTGGVEIHLNIVSLRDPVPHHWTMKFVLKKGCLSSGGNTCQWGKSSVIRLGPCILNWTFHQSFVMLQAPVCGLKLVYRLNDNPPGVIISAQSRRIITVNGYRNYVFCGNNNDTSRMYVDDAKSLKLDDVNQALAYRTLSSNLTQQILIPSLTADLHPNAGHCSTAITSFASCSPLARLKAIKTCLDIFRMRSLLRCFVKRGETYPMYVFSLCVNSVCTSHRKSCPLFKYEMNLCSSGSKLTGAMSLTMKQPCLKDKGKLE